In the Tenrec ecaudatus isolate mTenEca1 chromosome 16, mTenEca1.hap1, whole genome shotgun sequence genome, one interval contains:
- the ZNF70 gene encoding zinc finger protein 70 — protein MEVPPGAAFTEMFAFGDRLEMQQELFPEEDLGMSFLQDRGLEHMAVIYKEIPLGEECEDYGGNFSLCSSPIQHQNISLAPSFQDDELFDQTFLQKPDLSLCQIVHPAEDSGKSDGKKAGWARVGLSNPHRVDQPVKPYVCRECGKAFSQSSHLLRHLVIHTGEKPYECSECGKAFSQSSHLLRHQVIHTGEKPYECPECGKAFRQSSALTQHQKTHTGKRPYECRACGKDFSRSASLRKHERIHTGEKPYQCKECGKAFNQSSGLSQHRKIHTLKKPHECELCGKAFCHRSHLIRHQRIHTGKKPYECEECGKAFSQSSNLIEHRKTHTGEKPYKCHKCGKAFSQSSSLIEHQRIHTGEKPYECGQCGKAFCHSSALIQHQRIHTGKKPYACNECGKAFRHRSALIEHYKTHTREKPYECNTCGKSFRGSSHLIRHQKIHAGEKPWQEEHVAE, from the coding sequence ATGGAAGTCCCTCCCGGAGCCGCGTTTACAGAGATGTTTGCCTTTGGGGACAGGCTGGAGATGCAGCAAGAGCTTTTCCCGGAGGAAGACCTGGGGATGTCTTTTCTTCAGGACCGAGGCTTGGAGCACATGGCTGTCATCTACAAGGAGATCCCGCTTGGTGAGGAGTGTGAGGATTATGGGGGCAATTTCAGTTTGTGCTCCAGCCCTATTCAGCATCAGAATATCTCCCTAGCCCCTAGCTTCCAGGATGATGAGCTGTTTGACCAAACCTTCCTCCAGAAGCCAGACCTCAGCCTGTGTCAGATAGTCCACCCTGCAGAAGACTCTGGCAAGAGTGACGGCAAGAAAGCCGGCTGGGCACGCGTGGGGCTTAGCAACCCTCACAGAGTGGACCAGCCAGTCAAGCCCTATGTGTGTCGGGAGTGCGGGAAGGCCTTCAGCCAGAGCTCCCACCTGCTGAGGCACCTGGTGATCCACACAGGGGAGAAACCCTATGAATGCTCTGAGTGCGGGAAGGCCTTCAGCCAGAGCTCCCACCTGCTGAGGCACCAGGTCATCCACACAGGGGAGAAGCCTTATGAGTGCCCGGAGTGCGGCAAGGCCTTCCGCCAGAGCTCTGCCCTCAcacagcatcagaagacccacacTGGCAAGAGGCCCTACGAATGCAGGGCCTGCGGGAAGGATTTCAGCCGGAGCGCCAGCCTCCGGAAGCACGAGCGCATCCACACCGGAGAGAAGCCGTACCAGTGCAAGGAGTGCGGAAAAGCCTTCAACCAGAGCTCAGGTCTCAGCCAACATCGGAAGATCCATACCTTGAAGAAGCCCCACGAGTGCGAGCTTTGTGGGAAAGCCTTCTGCCATAGGTCCCACCTCATCCGGCACCAGAGGATCCACACTGGGAAGAAGCCCTACGAGTGTGAggagtgtgggaaagccttcagcCAGAGCTCCAACCTCATCGAGCACCGAAAGACCCACACAGGCGAGAAGCCCTACAAGTGCCACaagtgtgggaaagccttcagcCAGAGCTCCTCTCTCATTGAGCATCAGCGCATCCACACTGGGGAGAAGCCCTATGAGTGTGGCCAGTGCGGCAAGGCCTTCTGCCACAGCTCAGCCCTCATCCAGCACCAGAGGATCCACACTGGGAAGAAGCCTTATGCCTGCAACGAGTGTGGGAAAGCTTTCCGGCATCGGTCGGCCCTCATTGAACACTACAAGACCCACACCAGGGAGAAACCTTATGAGTGCAATACATGTGGCAAATCTTTCAGGGGCAGCTCACACCTTATTCGGCACCAAAAAATCCACGCTGGGGAGAAGCCGTGGCAGGAAGAACATGTAGCAGAATAG